In Salinisphaera sp. LB1, one genomic interval encodes:
- a CDS encoding aminodeoxychorismate/anthranilate synthase component II has product MILMLDNYDSFTYNLVQYLGELDAEVHVVRNDEITVEEIERMAPAGVVVSPGPCGPEEAGVSIELIQRMAHRLPIFGVCLGHQALGRAFGATVTRAREVMHGKTSIIRHTGRGVFENLADRLTATRYHSLIVARDGLPADFEITAWTETADGEMDEIMGLIHTPTGAEGVQFHPESILSDHGHAMLHTFLKRCGELKADPA; this is encoded by the coding sequence ATGATCCTGATGCTCGACAACTACGATTCGTTCACCTACAACCTCGTGCAGTATCTCGGCGAACTCGACGCCGAAGTGCATGTGGTGCGCAACGACGAAATCACGGTCGAGGAGATCGAGCGCATGGCGCCGGCCGGCGTGGTGGTCTCGCCCGGCCCCTGCGGGCCGGAAGAGGCGGGCGTGTCGATCGAACTGATCCAGCGCATGGCCCATCGCCTGCCGATCTTCGGCGTATGTCTCGGTCATCAGGCGCTGGGCCGGGCGTTCGGCGCGACGGTCACGCGTGCCCGCGAGGTCATGCACGGCAAGACCTCCATCATCCGCCACACCGGGCGTGGCGTGTTCGAGAATCTGGCGGATCGGTTGACCGCGACCCGCTATCACTCGTTGATCGTGGCCCGCGACGGCCTGCCGGCCGATTTCGAGATCACCGCCTGGACCGAAACCGCCGACGGCGAGATGGACGAAATCATGGGGCTCATTCATACCCCCACCGGCGCCGAGGGCGTGCAGTTTCATCCCGAATCCATCCTCTCGGATCACGGCCACGCGATGCTGCACACCTTCCTCAAGCGCTGCGGCGAGTTGAAGGCCGACCCGGCATGA
- the trpE gene encoding anthranilate synthase component I: MSDSVSYEASLLARREPLVVEALADLDTPLSTYLKVADAPYSFLLESVQGGERWGRYSIIGLPATERIRVRGKTLVHETDDGVIETLETADPLAWIQAFNDARPLPRLPELPRLTGGLVGYFGYDTIRYIEPRLAGGGQGKDDPLDLPDILLLVAEELVIFDNLSGKLYVVAHYLEGDAGDRARVEARIEAILDALDAPLPQAAARTGTDHPAIDPGIDPAIDNGRFVSGLTQAGYEDAVRRIREYTRAGDVMQVVPSQRLSAPFNAEPMSLYRALRSLNPSPYMFYFNFDDHHVVGASPEILVRAMDGEVTVRPIAGTRKRGLTPAEDEALAEELLEDPKEIAEHLMLIDLGRNDVGRVATPGTVKLTERMAIERYSHVMHIVSNVTGKLRDDLTPMDALRAAFPAGTLSGAPKIRAMEIIDEIEPVKRGVYGGAVGYLAGNGSMDLAIAIRTAVIKNGEIHVQAGGGIVADSQPTTEWEETMNKARAVMKAAALAEQGLGARRRVGHKGEHSS, from the coding sequence ATGTCCGATTCCGTCTCCTACGAGGCTTCGCTACTCGCCCGGCGTGAACCGCTGGTGGTCGAGGCGCTGGCCGATCTCGACACGCCGCTGTCGACTTACCTGAAAGTCGCCGATGCGCCCTATTCCTTCCTGCTGGAATCCGTGCAGGGCGGCGAGCGCTGGGGCCGTTATTCCATCATCGGCCTGCCGGCCACCGAGCGTATTCGCGTGCGCGGCAAAACGCTCGTGCACGAAACCGACGACGGCGTCATCGAGACACTCGAGACCGCCGATCCGCTGGCCTGGATCCAGGCGTTCAACGATGCCCGCCCGCTGCCGCGGTTGCCCGAACTGCCGCGCCTGACCGGCGGTCTGGTCGGCTATTTCGGCTACGACACGATCCGCTATATCGAGCCGCGCCTGGCCGGCGGCGGGCAGGGCAAGGACGATCCGCTGGATCTGCCCGATATTCTGTTGCTGGTGGCCGAGGAGTTGGTCATCTTCGACAACCTCTCGGGCAAGCTCTATGTCGTGGCTCACTATCTGGAAGGCGATGCCGGGGACCGGGCCCGGGTCGAGGCCCGGATCGAGGCCATTCTGGACGCGCTGGATGCGCCCCTGCCGCAGGCGGCGGCACGTACCGGCACCGACCACCCGGCGATCGATCCCGGGATCGACCCGGCAATTGATAATGGCCGTTTCGTTTCCGGCCTGACCCAGGCCGGCTACGAGGACGCGGTGCGCCGGATTCGCGAATACACCCGGGCGGGCGACGTGATGCAGGTGGTGCCCAGCCAGCGCCTGTCGGCGCCCTTCAACGCCGAACCGATGTCGCTGTATCGGGCGCTGCGCAGCCTGAATCCGTCGCCGTACATGTTCTATTTCAACTTCGACGACCACCACGTCGTGGGCGCGTCGCCGGAAATTCTGGTGCGCGCGATGGACGGCGAGGTCACGGTCCGCCCGATCGCCGGCACCCGCAAACGCGGCTTGACGCCGGCCGAGGACGAAGCGCTGGCCGAGGAATTGCTGGAAGATCCGAAAGAGATCGCCGAGCACTTGATGCTGATCGATCTGGGCCGCAACGATGTCGGCCGGGTGGCGACGCCGGGCACCGTCAAGCTGACCGAGCGCATGGCGATCGAGCGTTATTCGCATGTCATGCATATCGTGTCGAACGTCACCGGCAAGCTCAGAGACGATCTGACGCCGATGGATGCGCTGCGGGCGGCGTTCCCGGCCGGCACCCTGTCCGGCGCCCCCAAGATCCGGGCGATGGAGATCATCGACGAGATCGAGCCGGTCAAACGCGGCGTCTACGGCGGCGCGGTCGGCTATCTGGCGGGCAATGGCAGCATGGATCTGGCGATCGCGATCCGCACCGCGGTGATCAAGAACGGCGAGATCCATGTCCAGGCCGGCGGGGGCATCGTCGCCGACTCGCAGCCCACCACGGAGTGGGAAGAGACGATGAACAAGGCCCGCGCCGTCATGAAGGCCGCGGCCCTCGCCGAGCAGGGGCTGGGTGCGCGGCGCCGTGTTGGCCACAAGGGGGAGCACTCGTCATGA
- a CDS encoding ABC transporter ATP-binding protein, translating into MAVVKLENVCKYFGSTPAVQDFNLESCEGEFVVLVGPSGCGKSTTLRMIAGLEDMDSGTLSFDGRPMQDVPVQDREIAMVFQSYALYPHRNVFDNLAFALKLRRFPKTEIERRVRAAAQTLDIEPLLARKPRELSGGQRQRVALGRAIVREPEVFLMDEPLSNLDAKLRVSMRAEIAKLHRRIGVTTFYVTHDQVEAMTMGDRIVVMNGGVIQQVATPLALYDEPVNSYVAGFIGNPPMNFLSAEVGDDATRIHGPGFDFQIEPSLQQRLASLDSREVTIGFRPEHLKPSPVDAQSVMGTVQGTIELVEQMGSTTDIRFVVDGYPLIAELPRDQTLRVKESIELSLLEGRLHVFDKESGKRLNANAAVSRNQADSIRSMQPNGELASVGTDMRFRPD; encoded by the coding sequence ATGGCAGTGGTCAAGCTCGAAAATGTCTGCAAGTACTTCGGCAGCACGCCAGCCGTGCAGGACTTCAATCTCGAATCGTGCGAGGGGGAGTTCGTGGTATTGGTCGGCCCGTCCGGCTGCGGCAAGTCCACCACGCTGCGCATGATCGCCGGTCTCGAGGATATGGACAGCGGGACGCTGAGTTTCGACGGTCGCCCAATGCAGGACGTCCCGGTTCAGGATCGCGAAATTGCCATGGTTTTCCAGAGCTATGCGCTCTATCCCCATCGCAATGTATTCGACAACCTCGCATTCGCCCTCAAATTGCGGCGTTTTCCGAAGACGGAAATCGAGCGGCGAGTCCGGGCCGCCGCGCAGACGCTGGACATCGAACCCTTGTTGGCGCGCAAACCACGGGAGCTGTCCGGCGGACAGCGCCAGCGCGTTGCGCTGGGCCGGGCCATCGTCCGCGAGCCCGAGGTTTTCCTCATGGACGAGCCGTTGTCCAATCTGGATGCCAAGCTGCGGGTGAGCATGCGCGCGGAGATCGCCAAGCTGCACCGACGCATCGGTGTGACCACCTTCTATGTAACCCACGACCAGGTCGAGGCGATGACCATGGGCGATCGCATCGTGGTCATGAACGGTGGTGTGATCCAGCAGGTCGCCACGCCCCTGGCGCTCTACGACGAACCGGTGAACAGCTATGTCGCCGGATTCATCGGTAACCCGCCCATGAACTTCCTGTCGGCCGAAGTCGGCGACGACGCGACGCGGATTCATGGGCCCGGATTCGATTTCCAGATCGAGCCTTCTTTGCAGCAACGGCTGGCGTCGCTCGACAGTCGCGAAGTGACGATCGGATTCCGGCCCGAACACCTAAAGCCGTCGCCAGTCGATGCGCAGTCCGTCATGGGCACGGTGCAGGGCACGATCGAACTGGTCGAGCAGATGGGCTCGACCACCGATATCCGATTCGTGGTCGACGGCTATCCGCTGATTGCGGAATTGCCGCGTGATCAAACGCTTAGGGTCAAGGAATCCATTGAGCTCAGTCTGCTGGAAGGGCGGCTGCATGTATTCGATAAAGAGTCCGGCAAGCGTCTCAATGCCAATGCCGCCGTATCACGAAACCAAGCCGACTCGATCCGCTCAATGCAGCCAAACGGCGAGCTGGCCTCGGTCGGAACCGACATGCGCTTCCGACCCGACTGA
- a CDS encoding ABC transporter substrate-binding protein, whose product MKSVRKAGMWTRRRFVQGGLAGMGAVALAPLVLPKYAFADTMPDPDKILDTIKPGNYVPKKYLDQFGLAPDAVLWDPKKDWIRTADWESIRSQFAGQSVRFAVGAADADSVQSTLKPFQQLSGINVEVISIPDASFYTKAVSAFVSGSARFDALEYFSPWLGDFSAPGFLHALDDYVDKYKLPYEDFADTYWQNYALYSDKGVFGIPYDCDFKMFMVRNKQFKQYVGHSASPKDTVKTWDDVVHFAKTLNKPGAHMNGIGYMGGRGFWSTYTWEHIAAQYGLDLLDSDWKPQIVSDAGVKAVEILIELKKYAPQGIENWGWADDRAAWLGGQLAMNMAWQDQANQATRPDQSRIAGDEPVALYEPRGTGADARFAPPNLAGSTASIAANARNPEAAFVMLAFFTTASLQAMNGAAANGVAPGFMSVINNENFQKIMPPAKIWGESLPYAWAEPRIPGMYQLETALGLELNKAIAGDAKPKEALQTASKRWEEILRRKGFHGAKPPVDYSVIHDRMWLGRGKQAPV is encoded by the coding sequence ATGAAAAGCGTAAGAAAAGCGGGCATGTGGACCCGGCGTCGTTTTGTACAGGGCGGCCTTGCGGGCATGGGGGCGGTGGCGCTGGCGCCGTTGGTGCTCCCGAAATACGCGTTTGCCGACACGATGCCCGATCCGGACAAGATCCTGGACACCATCAAACCCGGCAATTACGTGCCGAAAAAATACCTTGATCAGTTCGGGCTGGCTCCCGATGCAGTGCTTTGGGACCCGAAAAAAGACTGGATCCGGACGGCCGACTGGGAATCGATTCGTTCGCAGTTTGCCGGTCAGAGTGTGCGTTTCGCCGTAGGCGCCGCGGACGCGGACTCGGTCCAGTCGACGTTGAAACCTTTCCAGCAATTGTCCGGCATCAACGTCGAGGTTATCTCGATTCCGGACGCGTCGTTCTATACCAAGGCGGTATCCGCTTTCGTTTCCGGTTCGGCCCGGTTCGATGCGCTGGAGTATTTCTCTCCCTGGCTGGGTGACTTCAGCGCGCCGGGGTTCCTGCATGCACTGGACGACTACGTCGACAAATACAAACTGCCGTACGAGGATTTCGCCGATACATACTGGCAGAACTACGCGCTGTATTCCGACAAGGGGGTGTTCGGCATTCCGTACGATTGCGACTTCAAGATGTTCATGGTGCGGAACAAGCAGTTCAAGCAATACGTCGGTCATTCGGCGTCGCCCAAGGATACGGTCAAGACCTGGGACGACGTGGTGCATTTTGCCAAGACCCTCAACAAACCCGGCGCCCACATGAATGGCATCGGCTACATGGGCGGCCGCGGGTTCTGGAGTACCTACACTTGGGAGCACATCGCGGCCCAGTATGGCCTCGATCTACTGGATTCCGACTGGAAGCCGCAGATTGTCAGCGATGCCGGAGTCAAGGCGGTCGAGATCCTTATCGAACTGAAGAAATATGCGCCGCAGGGCATAGAGAACTGGGGCTGGGCGGACGATCGCGCGGCCTGGCTCGGCGGCCAGTTGGCCATGAACATGGCGTGGCAGGATCAGGCCAACCAGGCCACGCGCCCCGACCAATCGCGGATTGCCGGCGACGAGCCTGTCGCCTTGTACGAGCCGCGCGGAACCGGTGCCGATGCGCGGTTTGCGCCGCCGAATCTGGCCGGGTCCACCGCCTCCATCGCGGCCAACGCCCGCAATCCGGAGGCCGCGTTCGTGATGCTTGCATTCTTTACCACGGCATCGCTGCAGGCCATGAACGGCGCTGCCGCGAACGGTGTGGCGCCCGGTTTCATGTCGGTGATCAATAACGAGAATTTCCAGAAGATCATGCCGCCGGCCAAGATCTGGGGCGAGTCGCTGCCCTACGCCTGGGCCGAGCCCCGTATCCCGGGCATGTATCAGCTTGAAACCGCGCTGGGTCTGGAGTTGAACAAAGCCATTGCCGGCGACGCCAAGCCGAAGGAGGCCTTGCAGACGGCGTCCAAACGTTGGGAGGAAATTCTGCGGCGCAAGGGATTCCATGGCGCCAAGCCGCCGGTCGATTACAGCGTGATACACGATCGGATGTGGTTGGGCCGCGGCAAGCAAGCGCCGGTCTAG
- a CDS encoding carbohydrate ABC transporter permease, with translation MSSVPASTASVKSARAAARRRGHDPRWLPYALVAPAVAYLLGITLYPFIYALYKSFYQSSFTMPGMDTFVGLGNYASLFRDGDFLASVVNTVIISGSSVLAEFVLALGLAALVYRDPWVKGWRMIFLAPMLFMPSAVSFMWKLLFVPGASVVNDLMGHTGVLPDALNWVGNPALARLSLVVADVWEWTPFLFLIFVGALQAQNSDLEEAAKVDGARSWQVFWQVSLPLLRPIIAIALVLRGIDAVTMFTKVYVMTQGAPAGNTETVSYFIYRVGFNQFDAGTAAAASVLVLIVTIGVAQYAVSRYFRPAME, from the coding sequence ATGTCTTCCGTACCGGCATCGACGGCTTCGGTCAAGTCGGCCCGCGCCGCTGCTCGGCGGCGCGGGCACGATCCACGCTGGCTGCCTTATGCGCTGGTCGCTCCGGCCGTGGCGTATCTGCTCGGCATTACGCTCTACCCGTTCATCTACGCGCTCTACAAGAGTTTCTATCAATCGTCTTTCACTATGCCGGGCATGGATACGTTCGTCGGCCTCGGCAACTATGCGTCCCTGTTCAGGGACGGCGATTTTCTCGCCAGTGTCGTCAATACGGTCATCATTTCGGGTTCGTCGGTGCTGGCCGAGTTCGTTCTCGCACTCGGGCTCGCGGCATTGGTTTACCGCGACCCATGGGTCAAGGGATGGCGGATGATATTCCTCGCCCCGATGCTGTTCATGCCGTCGGCCGTGTCGTTTATGTGGAAGCTTCTGTTCGTGCCCGGGGCCAGCGTGGTCAACGATCTGATGGGGCATACGGGGGTATTGCCCGATGCATTGAACTGGGTGGGCAACCCCGCTCTGGCACGGCTGTCGTTGGTCGTGGCGGACGTATGGGAATGGACGCCGTTTCTGTTTCTAATCTTCGTCGGCGCGCTCCAGGCACAAAACAGCGATCTGGAAGAGGCCGCGAAAGTGGACGGCGCGCGCAGCTGGCAGGTGTTCTGGCAGGTCAGTCTGCCGTTGCTTCGGCCGATCATCGCGATCGCGCTCGTGCTGCGCGGCATCGACGCCGTGACGATGTTCACCAAGGTCTATGTGATGACACAGGGGGCACCGGCCGGCAATACCGAAACTGTGAGTTATTTCATCTATCGGGTCGGCTTCAACCAGTTTGATGCCGGCACCGCCG